One genomic segment of Brassica napus cultivar Da-Ae chromosome A3, Da-Ae, whole genome shotgun sequence includes these proteins:
- the LOC106424405 gene encoding uncharacterized protein LOC106424405, giving the protein MHQIEKHTLLSSFYLYLFLLTQISQQPLLIAMAELKSGVLFKLLEEMGVGKARRDVDHRPVLLQIRSIIPVLAAGGLWPNKGFFLRISDSSHSMYASLPREENDLVLYDKLQIGQLIFVEKLEFAYPVPMIKGIRPTPGRRACTGEPIDLIPKERIEKFCASLSDTEECYDQQVKRPRRTRWSSSSVSEMNVTDFGLLKNLSSVMEERDDTESMVSNCSSSLSSAARRRSWMGLGDASKRIDSLDPSMVKSHVHDMRLHVSRTRSYPAASPSPSVRSCGVIEEKSSNRTRRRDIVVSPSPKWAKSLSYGSGSSKSKNLLLPPRSNTLESSDSISRKRSWTETEILWNSLPPKVANLGKEILRQRDKAIRAASQALLEASAAERLLKCLRSYSELSDKRIQHHQSQQPPIGEFLSFQDELSKSRLIIQSLSTEETKHCNSRTGEERREKATQWIKSALATDLKPVSLPASKPTQSPARKSFTLIAQETNNREDNTRERDSGSGERKERLSRAASELRNLVKEEGRRWYLSRVEKYLDEISNVTKWREMSSQQVGETMYQIKRVSDWLDAMFKGEEEEQEEEEVMMMSESEREACGRVRNKIYRILLRHVEKTSLLSHQRNTNLMSHQQYY; this is encoded by the exons ATGCATCAGATTGAGAAACACacccttctttcttctttctatcTCTATCTGTTTCTTCTCACACAAATCTCCCAACAGCCATTGTTGATAGCAATGGCAGAACTAAAATCAGGTGTTCTATTCAAGCTTCTAGAGGAAATGGGTGTCGGAAAAGCGCGGAGAGACGTTGATCACAGACCAGTTTTGCTTCAGATAAGAAGCATAATCCCTGTCCTAGCAGCTGGAGGGTTATGGCCAAACAAAGGCTTCTTCTTGAGAATCTCAGACTCATCGCATTCAATGTACGCCTCATTGCCACGAGAAGAGAACGACCTTGTCCTCTACGACAAGTTACAGATAGGTCAATTAATATTCGTCGAGAAGCTTGAGTTTGCTTATCCTGTCCCTATGATCAAAGGCATTAGACCAACACCAGGTCGAAGGGCTTGCACCGGTGAACCTATCGACCTGATCCCTAAAGAACGTATAGAGAAGTTCTGTGCAAGCCTGTCTGATACCGAGGAATGCTATGATCAACAAGTGAAGAGGCCGAGAAGGACGAGATGGAGCAGCTCAAGCGTCTCCGAGATGAATGTTACAGATTTTGGGCTTTTGAAGAATCTCTCGAGTGTAATGGAGGAGAGGGATGATACAGAGTCAATGGTGTCAAAttgctcttcttctttgtcttcagCAGCTAGGAGAAGAAGTTGGATGGGTTTGGGTGATGCTAGCAAGAGAATAGATTCATTAGATCCATCTATGGTTAAGAGTCATGTTCATGACATGAGATTACATGTTTCAAGAACTCGAAGTTATCCTGCT GCTTCTCCCTCTCCTTCTGTGAGGAGCTGTGGAGTGATAGAAGAGAAGTCAAGTAatagaacaagaagaagagatattGTTGTTTCACCATCTCCAAAATGGGCTAAGAGTTTAAGCTATGGAAGTGGAAGTAGCAAGAGTAAGAACCTTCTTCTTCCACCTAGAAGCAATACCCTAGAATCCTCGGATTCGATATCAAGGAAAAGAAGCTGGACAGAGACAGAGATTCTCTGGAACTCACTTCCTCCCAAAGTTGCAAACCTAGGAAAG GAGATTTTGAGGCAGAGAGATAAGGCTATTCGCGCTGCCTCTCAAGCTTTGTTAGAGGCTTCAGCTGCTGAAAGATTGCTCAAATGTCTAAG GTCATACTCGGAGCTTTCGGACAAGAGGATTCAACACCATCAGAGTCAACAGCCACCTATAGGAGAGTTCTTGAGCTTCCAAGATGAGTTAAGCAAGAGCAGGCTAATCATTCAATCATTATCAACTGAGGAGACAAAGCATTGCAACTCAAGAACGGGAGAGGAGAGGCGCGAAAAGGCGACTCAGTGGATCAAATCAGCTTTAGCTACTGATCTTAAACCGGTTTCTTTACCCGCAAGTAAGCCTACGCAGAGTCCCGCGAGGAAGAGTTTTACCCTAATCGCTCAAGAAACCAATAACCGTGAAGACAACACAAGGGAAAGAGACTCGGGGTCCGGAGAGAGGAAGGAGAGGTTAAGCAGAGCAGCAAGTGAACTCAGAAACTTGGTTAAGGAGGAAGGAAGAAGGTGGTACTTGAGCCGCGTTGAGAAGTATTTAGATGAGATCAGTAACGTAACAAAGTGGAGAGAGATGAGTAGTCAGCAAGTAGGGGAAACGATGTATCAGATAAAAAGAGTGAGTGATTGGTTAGACGCCATGTTTAAAGGAGAAGAGgaggaacaagaagaagaggaagtgaTGATGATGTCAGAGTCTGAAAGAGAGGCTTGTGGTCGAGTGAGGAATAAGATTTATAGGATTCTTTTGAGACATGTTGAGAAAACTTCTTTGTTAAGTCATCAACGTAATACCAATCTCATGTCTCATCAACAATACTACTGA
- the BNAA03G35350D gene encoding uncharacterized protein BNAA03G35350D: protein MEGLIPYLIHAIKKHHKSQHMRYRSMSEGSSRSYRPLMMGQEGSSSLQGSSHRRTRSEYKPPVIMDMFDHTSCHDSVNKDSSSQNIATKTQLADRR, encoded by the coding sequence ATGGAGGGGTTAATTCCATATCTGATTCATGCTATCAAGAAACACCATAAGTCTCAGCATATGAGGTATCGGTCGATGTCTGAAGGATCGAGCCGTAGCTACCGACCACTAATGATGGGACAAGAAGGTTCTTCTTCATTACAAGGATCTTCTCACCGTCGAACAAGATCAGAGTACAAGCCACCTGTGATAATGGATATGTTCGATCACACATCATGTCATGATTCCGTGAATAAAGATTCTTCTTCTCAGAATATAGCAACAAAGACTCAGCTTGCAGATAGACGTTGA
- the LOC111214643 gene encoding RNA polymerase II C-terminal domain phosphatase-like 5 — MSVLETVINTSFSPHSNTCLHSVSLHGICIACNSIVDELDLYRRPFDYLSPGLHLTHNAVALTKRLQTLSSSLGEQKLHLVLDLDHTLLHAENVYGLTEAERYLIGEAGSRDDLWKLKSSDFLVKLRPLLRDFLREANKMFTMHVYTMGTRSYAEAILELIDPDRFYFGKRVITRDESPCTKTLDLVLADERGVMIVDDTRDVWPDHKSNLIVISRYKYFRMKRSQHSKPYSEEKTDESESKSGLVDVFKILKEVHRRFFKVREELESKDVRLLLQEIAFNQTMSLVENISLEPRAKRQRIEPVINTSSYLPSSRRCRHWFVRYGICTTCKSTVDISQSRAFDYLSHGLQLSHEAVAVTKHLTTLVSCSNEKKLHLVLDLDHTLLHTTRIPRLTQAEKYLIEEAGSNTRDDLYKWKAPGDPMVFLTKLRPYVREFLKEANEMFTMYAYTMGNRDYSKFILDVIDPKQIFFGERVITRDESPYMKTLDLVLAHERGVVIVDDTRDVWPDHKRNLIEISRYKYFRMNNSRHSKPFSEEKTDESENNGGLANVLKLLKEVHCEFFRVANEKELESKDVRLLLQEIEFNHVNKESFYSVKTLYKHCKSVQV, encoded by the exons ATGTCTGTACTGGAAACGGTGATCAACACCTCCTTCTCACCGCATTCCAACACATGTCTTCACTCGGTCTCTCTCCACGGAATCTGCATCGCTTGCAACTCGATCGTCGACGAACTCGACCTCTACCGTAGACCGTTCGATTATCTTTCTCCCGGTTTGCACCTAACCCACAACGCCGTAGCGTTAACCAAACGCCTCCAAACATTATCATCTTCCCTCGGCGAGCAGAAACTCCACTTGGTCCTCGACTTGGACCACACGCTTCTCCACGCGGAAAACGTTTACGGTCTCACCGAAGCAGAGAGGTATCTAATCGGAGAGGCGGGTTCTAGGGACGATCTGTGGAAGTTGAAATCAAGTGACTTCTTGGTAAAGCTAAGGCCTCTCCTTAGAGATTTCTTGAGAGAAGCCAACAAGATGTTCACCATGCACGTTTACACGATGGGTACTCGCTCCTACGCCGAAGCCATCTTGGAGCTGATCGATCCGGATCGATTCTATTTCGGTAAAAGAGTGATAACAAGAGACGAGAGTCCTTGTACGAAGACCCTTGATTTGGTTTTGGCGGATGAGCGTGGAGTGATGATTGTGGATGATACACGTGATGTATGGCCTGATCACAAGAGTAATTTGATTGTAATTAGCAGATACAAGTACTTCAGAATGAAGAGAAGCCAACACTCGAAGCCATACTCTGAGGAGAAGACTGACGAAAGTGAAAGCAAGAGTGGATTGGTTGatgtttttaaaatactaaAGGAAGTTCACCGTAGATTCTTTAAGGTTAGAGAAGAGTTGGAGTCAAAGGACGTGAGGCTGCTGTTACAAGAGATAGCATTCAATC AAACCATGTCCCTTGTTGAGAATATTTCTCTTGAACCGAGAGCCAAAAGACAAAGAATCGAACCCGTGATCAACACGTCTTCTTACTTGCCGTCTTCTCGTAGATGTCGTCACTGGTTTGTCCGTTACGGAATCTGCACCACATGCAAATCAACAGTTGACATATCTCAAAGCAGAGCTTTCGATTATCTTTCCCATGGTTTACAGCTAAGCCACGAGGCTGTAGCGGTGACTAAACACCTTACCACACTAGTCTCTTGTTCCAACGAGAAAAAACTCCACTTGGTCCTTGACTTGGACCACACGCTTCTCCACACCACTCGTATTCCACGTCTCACCCAAGCAGAGAAGTATCTAATCGAAGAAGCGGGTTCGAATACAAGAGACGATCTGTACAAGTGGAAAGCCCCAGGTGATCCCATGGTGTTCTTGACAAAGCTAAGGCCTTATGTTCGCGAGTTCTTGAAAGAAGCTAATGAGATGTTCACAATGTATGCTTACACAATGGGTAACCGCGACTACTCTAAATTCATCTTGGACGTGATTGATCCGAAGCAAATCTTTTTCGGGGAAAGAGTGATAACAAGAGATGAGAGTCCGTACATGAAAACGCTTGATTTAGTTTTGGCTCATGAGCGTGGAGTGGTGATAGTGGATGATACACGTGATGTATGGCCTGATCACAAGCGTAACTTGATTGAAATTAGCAGATACAAGTATTTTAGAATGAACAACAGCCGACACTCAAAGCCATTCTCTGAGGAGAAGACAGACGAAAGTGAAAACAACGGTGGATTGGCCAATGTTTTGAAGTTACTTAAAGAAGTTCACTGTGAGTTCTTCAGAGTCGCCAATGAAAAAGAGTTGGAGTCAAAAGATGTGAGGCTGCTGCTACAAGAGATAGAATTTAATCATGTCAACAAAGAATCTTTTTATTCGGTAAAAACTTTGTATAAGCATTGCAAGTCTGTTCAAGTGTAG
- the LOC106424360 gene encoding dual-specificity RNA methyltransferase RlmN 1, whose amino-acid sequence MKMKSVFDAPEMKSEFESAGINPNFMIPIWKYVIQNPDCVWDEIPSLPTAAYTLLHSKFKTFTSSLHSLFHSSDGTTSKLLIKLQNGAFVEAVIMRYDTRLGMCGGKPRPGGVRSTLCISSQVGCKMGCTFCATGSMGFKSNLTSGEIVEQLVHASRLADIRNIVFMGMGEPLNNYNAVVESVRAMLKQPFQLSPKRITISTVGVVHAINKLHNDLPGISLAVSLHAPVQEIRCQIMPAARAFPLQKLMDALQTFQKNSQQKIFIEYIMLDGVNDQEENAHQLGELLKTFQVVINLIPFNPIGSTSQFKTSTKESVSSFQKILRETYNIRTTVRKEMGQDISGACGQLVVNQPDNKRPAEPLRDIEDLHL is encoded by the exons ATGAAGATGAAATCTGTATTCGACGCTCCGGAGATGAAATCGGAGTTCGAGTCAGCTGGAATAAACCCCAATTTCATGATCCCGATCTGGAAGTATGTAATTCAGAATCCCGATTGCGTTTGGGACGAGATCCCTTCGTTGCCCACCGCCGCATACACTCTCCTCCATTCAAAGTTCAAGACTTTCACTTCCTCTCTTCACTCCCTCTTCcactcctccgatggcaccacCTCTAAACTCCTCATCAAGCTCCAG AATGGAGCTTTTGTGGAAGCTGTGATAATGAGATACGATACTCGTTTGGGGATGTGTGGAGGGAAGCCACGCCCTGGAGGTGTGAGATCTACTCTATGCATTTCATCCCAg GTTGGTTGCAAAATGGGCTGCACGTTCTGTGCAACTGGTAGTATGGGATTCAAAAGCAATTTAACATCTGGAGAAATCGTGGAGCAGCTAGTCCACGCCTCTCGCCTAGCTGATATACGCAACATCGTATTCATG GGAATGGGAGAGCCTTTAAATAACTACAATGCTGTTGTTGAATCTGTTCGTGCCATGTTAAAGCAGCCTTTTCAGCTCTCACCCAAGAGAATTACCATTTCAACC GTTGGAGTTGTTCATGCGATTAACAAGCTTCACAATGATCTACCAGGTATAAGTTTGGCGGTATCTCTTCATGCACCAGTTCAAGAAATCCGCTGCCAGATCATGCCAGCAGCTAGAGCCTTTCCTCTTCAAAAGCTCATGGATGCACTTCAAACTTTCCAGAAAAACAG TCAGCAGAAAATCTTCATTGAGTACATCATGCTTGATGGAGTAAATGATCAAGAGGAGAACGCTCATCAACTAGGCGAATTGCTAAAGACATTTCAAGTG gtGATAAATTTGATACCATTCAATCCAATTGGATCCACAAGCCAGTTCAAAACCAGCACCAAAGAAAGCGTCTCAAGTTTCCAGAAAATCCTGAGAGAAACCTACAATATACGAACCACGGTTCGCAAAGAAATGGGTCAGGATATTAGTGGGGCTTGCGGACAGCTAGTCGTGAACCAACCTGACAACAAGAGACCTGCAGAACCACTTAGAGACATTGAAGATCTGCATCTTTAA